The Deinococcus aestuarii genome window below encodes:
- a CDS encoding chemotaxis protein CheB, translating into MSPPSLVVIGGSAGALSALLKLVPSLPTDFPAPILLVVHTPADQPSYLPQVLSHAGPLPARHARQGDPLEPGSISIAPPDHHLLVVDDHLHLSRGPKENLARPAIDVLFRSAAESHGPGVIGVILSGMLNDGASGLWTIEQCGGRTLVQHPEDAEFPEMPLSALRRVAADGIVRAREIGPHLVDLLREMAVEGGGSSMDEEGRRRLTAEVAVGAGRGTFENGALSQGPPSTLTCPECHGVLGQIEEGGVTRYRCHTGHAFTAKVLLLEMRRETEATLWRAKRLLDEQVMLLDHLGQRAGSQEEGATRHEEARVARERGEVLRQFTQRAELEEPSRQSGE; encoded by the coding sequence ATGTCGCCTCCTTCCCTCGTCGTCATCGGCGGCTCCGCAGGCGCTCTCTCCGCCCTGCTTAAACTCGTCCCGTCCTTACCGACCGATTTCCCCGCCCCCATCCTGCTCGTGGTGCATACCCCCGCCGACCAACCCAGCTACCTCCCACAGGTCCTCAGCCACGCTGGCCCCCTCCCGGCCCGGCACGCCCGGCAGGGTGACCCCCTCGAACCGGGGTCGATTTCCATCGCTCCTCCCGACCATCACCTGCTGGTCGTGGACGATCACCTGCACTTGTCGCGCGGCCCCAAGGAGAACCTGGCCCGCCCCGCCATCGACGTGCTTTTTCGCTCGGCGGCCGAGAGTCACGGTCCAGGGGTCATCGGCGTGATCCTGTCGGGGATGCTCAACGACGGCGCCTCGGGTCTGTGGACTATCGAGCAGTGCGGCGGCCGGACCCTGGTGCAGCACCCGGAGGACGCCGAGTTCCCCGAGATGCCCCTGAGCGCCCTGCGGCGGGTAGCGGCGGACGGGATCGTGCGGGCCCGCGAGATCGGCCCTCATCTAGTGGACTTGCTGCGGGAGATGGCGGTGGAGGGAGGAGGGTCCAGCATGGATGAGGAAGGGCGGCGACGGCTGACGGCGGAAGTGGCGGTGGGGGCCGGGAGGGGCACCTTCGAGAACGGCGCCCTGAGCCAGGGCCCGCCCTCGACCCTCACCTGCCCGGAGTGTCACGGCGTGCTGGGGCAGATCGAGGAGGGAGGGGTGACGCGCTACCGCTGCCACACCGGGCACGCCTTCACCGCCAAGGTGCTGCTCTTGGAGATGCGGCGGGAGACCGAGGCGACCTTGTGGCGTGCCAAGCGCCTGCTGGATGAGCAGGTGATGTTACTCGACCACCTGGGCCAACGCGCGGGGTCGCAGGAGGAGGGGGCCACCCGGCATGAGGAGGCGCGGGTGGCTCGGGAACGGGGAGAGGTACTGCGGCAGTTCACCCAGCGGGCGGAGCTGGAGGAACCGTCACGCCAGTCCGGCGAGTGA
- a CDS encoding GAF domain-containing protein, with protein MDTPPHPAEARRVDELRRHHILDTPPDRRFDLIAESAARLYQTPIALVTFLDETRQWFKAAIGLTLRETPRAVSFCTHALATLDVLVVPDAAHDPRFRDNPLVTGEPQVRFYAGAPIITRGYALGTVCVLDCQPRPLPAQELWALTQLARLVGELLEHGTAGTPFVPAPRPPHPPAACVVVDACGQVLSMSDPAREALNLSGNVPGRHVHNVLRLHWEEDAARAKAAVEGGERWTGRAVLTVPEGPSFEGPVFRALVTVTPLAGRDHRLYLWSADRLST; from the coding sequence ATGGATACTCCCCCTCACCCCGCGGAAGCCCGCCGGGTCGACGAACTGCGCCGCCACCACATCCTCGACACTCCCCCAGATCGCCGGTTTGACCTGATCGCCGAGTCCGCCGCGCGCCTGTACCAGACTCCCATCGCCCTCGTCACCTTCCTCGACGAGACGCGCCAGTGGTTCAAGGCCGCCATTGGCCTGACCCTGCGCGAGACGCCCCGGGCCGTTTCCTTCTGCACCCATGCCCTCGCCACCCTGGACGTCCTGGTCGTTCCCGACGCCGCCCACGACCCGCGCTTCCGGGACAACCCGCTGGTCACCGGCGAGCCCCAGGTGCGGTTTTACGCGGGGGCACCGATTATCACCCGCGGGTACGCGCTCGGCACGGTCTGCGTCCTGGACTGCCAGCCGCGCCCCCTCCCGGCTCAGGAGCTGTGGGCGCTCACCCAGCTCGCCCGGTTGGTGGGCGAACTGCTGGAGCACGGCACGGCCGGAACGCCGTTCGTGCCTGCACCTCGCCCCCCACACCCGCCCGCCGCCTGCGTGGTCGTGGACGCCTGTGGGCAGGTGCTGAGCATGAGTGATCCGGCCCGTGAGGCGTTGAACCTGAGCGGAAACGTCCCTGGGCGGCACGTTCACAATGTCCTGCGGCTGCATTGGGAGGAGGACGCGGCACGCGCGAAGGCAGCGGTCGAAGGGGGGGAACGCTGGACGGGCCGGGCAGTCCTCACGGTGCCGGAGGGGCCGAGCTTTGAGGGACCCGTGTTCCGGGCTCTCGTGACCGTCACGCCCCTGGCCGGACGTGACCACCGCCTCTACCTCTGGAGTGCCGACCGCCTGTCCACCTGA
- the trhA gene encoding PAQR family membrane homeostasis protein TrhA, with protein MRRTPMTLREPVNALTHWLGVVLALPLLAVLLGWAQRRDLSLWPFVVFGVSFALLFLASALYHSFHGSARSLAWLRKFDHSAIFLLIAGSYTPVAYFGLSGELRWRLLGLVWGLAFTGILLKLITMRLPRWISTALYLGMGWLALGFLPQLARSLPAAALVWLTVGGLLYTLGAVVYVTKRLDFRPGVFGFHEVWHLFVLAGATAHFVMMFHLR; from the coding sequence ATGCGCCGAACGCCCATGACGTTGCGCGAGCCCGTCAACGCCCTCACCCACTGGCTGGGGGTTGTGCTCGCCCTTCCCCTCCTCGCGGTGCTGCTTGGGTGGGCGCAGCGCCGCGACCTCAGCCTGTGGCCGTTCGTCGTGTTCGGGGTGAGCTTCGCGTTACTGTTCCTGGCGAGCGCGCTCTACCACTCCTTCCACGGCTCGGCGCGAAGCCTGGCGTGGCTGCGGAAGTTCGACCACAGCGCGATCTTCCTGTTGATCGCGGGGAGCTACACCCCAGTCGCCTACTTCGGGCTCTCGGGTGAGCTGCGGTGGCGCCTGCTGGGCCTGGTATGGGGCCTGGCCTTCACCGGCATTCTGCTCAAGCTGATCACGATGCGCCTGCCGCGTTGGATTTCCACGGCGCTCTACTTGGGCATGGGCTGGCTGGCGCTCGGCTTCCTGCCGCAACTGGCGCGGTCCTTACCTGCTGCGGCGCTGGTGTGGCTGACCGTTGGTGGCCTGCTGTACACGTTGGGGGCGGTGGTGTACGTGACGAAGCGGTTGGATTTCAGGCCGGGGGTGTTCGGGTTTCACGAGGTGTGGCACCTGTTCGTGCTCGCGGGAGCGACCGCACACTTCGTCATGATGTTCCACTTGCGGTGA
- a CDS encoding alpha/beta hydrolase, with product MRRMRLVLRPHRSRWPLVLLALGVAGVAVLRVGWHFADALVWAPAVRRRIPRTRVLEVQGDQETPDPDVRPDADPTSFTLTRNSGTTRAGVLGLEWDDPVGVRYFAQLGPVLEQTRRTVTRAVQWQEAALPAGQEVRPSTVGLGTPASRGLKYQDVLVPAEHGPMPAWLVPGGPDGEAAGTDWVIVTHGYKGLRQDALRILPTFARLGISSLTITYRNAHGAPRTRQGVYRLSAEEWEDLEAAVHYARMHGARRLLLMGFSMGGGITLAFLRYSALAPLIGGVILDSPPLEWRTLIRHYARRYRLLPFAGMVEWLTTFKSGQDFDAIDHHSVMERFTTPMLLFHGSADRTVPVAHVERLAHARPDIVDYHRVEGAEHVRPWNIDPEVYEATLTRFVRRVLLEAPTDHTLAWSNKTEGT from the coding sequence ATGCGGCGAATGCGCCTCGTCCTGCGGCCTCACCGCTCACGCTGGCCCCTGGTCCTCCTGGCGCTGGGTGTGGCTGGCGTCGCGGTGCTGAGGGTGGGCTGGCACTTCGCCGACGCGCTGGTTTGGGCGCCAGCAGTGCGGCGCCGTATTCCGCGCACCCGGGTCCTGGAGGTGCAGGGCGATCAGGAAACCCCGGACCCGGATGTCCGGCCAGACGCCGATCCGACCTCCTTCACTCTGACCCGCAACTCGGGCACCACCCGCGCGGGGGTGCTGGGGCTGGAGTGGGATGATCCGGTGGGCGTCCGGTACTTCGCTCAGCTCGGCCCCGTCCTGGAGCAGACCCGCCGCACGGTCACCCGCGCCGTGCAGTGGCAGGAAGCCGCGCTGCCGGCCGGTCAGGAGGTGCGGCCCAGCACCGTCGGCCTGGGCACGCCCGCCTCACGGGGGTTGAAGTACCAGGACGTGCTGGTGCCCGCCGAACATGGCCCGATGCCCGCCTGGCTGGTCCCGGGCGGGCCGGACGGCGAGGCGGCGGGCACCGACTGGGTGATCGTGACGCACGGGTACAAGGGGTTACGGCAAGACGCCCTGCGCATCCTGCCCACCTTCGCCCGGCTGGGAATCAGCAGCCTGACGATTACCTACCGCAACGCCCACGGTGCCCCCCGCACCCGGCAGGGCGTGTACCGCCTGAGCGCCGAGGAATGGGAGGACCTGGAGGCGGCGGTCCACTACGCCCGCATGCATGGGGCACGGCGCCTCCTGCTGATGGGCTTCAGCATGGGGGGTGGGATCACGCTGGCCTTCCTGCGCTACTCCGCCCTGGCCCCGCTGATCGGCGGCGTGATCCTGGATTCTCCGCCGCTGGAGTGGCGAACGCTGATCCGCCACTACGCGCGCCGATATCGCCTGCTGCCCTTCGCCGGGATGGTGGAGTGGCTGACCACATTCAAGAGCGGGCAGGACTTCGATGCCATCGATCACCACAGCGTGATGGAGCGGTTCACGACCCCAATGCTGCTGTTTCACGGCAGCGCGGACCGGACGGTGCCGGTGGCGCATGTGGAGCGCCTCGCGCACGCCCGGCCGGACATCGTGGACTACCACCGGGTCGAGGGCGCTGAACACGTGCGGCCCTGGAACATCGACCCGGAGGTGTATGAGGCGACGCTGACCCGCTTCGTGCGCCGCGTGCTGCTGGAGGCACCCACCGACCACACCCTGGCGTGGTCAAACAAGACGGAGGGAACCTGA
- a CDS encoding cold-shock protein, whose product MAVGRVKWFNAEKGFGFIATEGSDDVFAHFSAIQGAGFKKLNEGDEVEFEVESGQRGKGPQARNIVVTKAAPVSEFGSRPARRDDRW is encoded by the coding sequence ATGGCGGTAGGTCGAGTGAAGTGGTTCAATGCGGAAAAGGGCTTCGGATTCATCGCGACGGAAGGCAGCGACGACGTGTTCGCGCACTTCAGCGCGATCCAGGGCGCTGGGTTCAAGAAGCTCAACGAGGGCGATGAGGTCGAGTTCGAGGTGGAGTCCGGCCAGCGTGGCAAGGGCCCGCAGGCCAGGAACATCGTGGTCACGAAGGCTGCCCCGGTGAGCGAGTTCGGCAGTCGCCCGGCCCGCCGCGACGACCGCTGGTAA
- a CDS encoding chemotaxis protein CheB, which yields MPSPLVVIGGSAGALSALLKLVPSLPPDFPAPILLVVHTPADQPSYLPQVLSRAGPLPAQHARHGDLLEPGRIFVAPPDHHLLVTGDHLHLSRGPRENLARPAIDVLFRSAAEAYGPRVIGVLLSGMLNDGTSGLWTIQQLGGRTLVQHPEDAEYPEMPLSALRHVAVDQTLRAGEIGPCLVSWLQELGVKGGGFSLDEEQRRRVTAEVAVVAGDNTFENGVLTQGPPSTLTCPECHGVLGRVLEGGLTRFRCHTGHAFTAEVLLSELRRQGEATLWNAARVMDEQVMVLDHLSQRGQPNEAGAARREEARVIRERGNVLRQFTQRAGAEALDEASS from the coding sequence ATGCCGTCCCCCCTCGTCGTCATCGGCGGCTCCGCAGGTGCCCTCTCCGCCCTGCTCAAACTCGTGCCGTCCCTGCCCCCCGACTTCCCGGCCCCCATCCTGCTCGTCGTGCACACCCCAGCCGATCAGCCCAGTTACCTCCCGCAGGTGCTGAGCCGGGCCGGACCGCTCCCCGCCCAGCACGCGCGGCACGGTGACCTCCTCGAACCCGGGCGCATCTTCGTCGCGCCCCCCGACCACCACCTGCTGGTGACGGGGGATCACCTGCACCTGTCGCGCGGTCCCCGGGAGAACCTCGCGCGCCCCGCCATCGACGTGCTCTTCCGCTCCGCCGCGGAGGCGTACGGCCCACGGGTCATCGGGGTGCTGCTCAGCGGCATGCTGAACGACGGCACCTCCGGCCTGTGGACCATCCAGCAACTTGGTGGCCGGACCCTCGTGCAGCACCCGGAGGACGCCGAGTACCCCGAGATGCCCCTGAGCGCCCTGCGACACGTGGCGGTGGATCAGACCCTGCGGGCTGGCGAGATCGGGCCGTGCCTGGTGAGCTGGCTTCAGGAGCTGGGCGTGAAGGGAGGAGGATTCAGCCTGGATGAGGAACAGCGGCGACGGGTGACGGCGGAAGTGGCGGTTGTCGCCGGCGACAACACCTTTGAGAACGGTGTCCTGACCCAGGGTCCGCCCTCGACCCTGACCTGCCCGGAGTGTCACGGCGTGCTGGGGCGGGTCTTGGAGGGGGGGTTGACCCGCTTTCGCTGCCACACCGGGCACGCCTTTACGGCCGAGGTGCTGCTCTCGGAGTTGCGGCGTCAGGGCGAGGCCACGCTGTGGAATGCGGCCCGCGTGATGGATGAGCAGGTGATGGTGCTCGACCATTTGAGCCAACGCGGCCAGCCCAATGAGGCAGGGGCGGCTCGGCGGGAGGAGGCGCGGGTGATCCGGGAACGGGGGAACGTCTTGCGCCAGTTCACCCAGCGCGCGGGGGCAGAGGCGTTGGACGAAGCGTCCTCCTAG
- a CDS encoding WGxxGxxG-CTERM domain-containing protein, with amino-acid sequence MIPNVQKIALALVAGPVMASAQSTGTSTTPTGTTDVQNDNVTTQTESDGAAGNEVQGTDTATDAATITDAAGAATDTTTATGTAGTQNDAITTTSESDGVRGNERQGPSFPWGLLGLLGLAGLAGRSRTAPVQSIPVPSTPMQSTPAPHAQTQVKLGGPTEGPPQR; translated from the coding sequence ATGATCCCGAACGTACAGAAGATCGCGCTGGCCCTGGTGGCCGGTCCAGTCATGGCCTCGGCCCAGAGCACGGGTACTTCCACGACCCCGACCGGAACGACGGACGTGCAGAACGACAACGTCACCACCCAGACCGAGAGTGACGGCGCCGCCGGGAACGAAGTCCAGGGCACCGACACGGCCACCGACGCCGCAACCATCACGGATGCGGCAGGCGCGGCGACGGACACGACGACCGCCACCGGAACGGCGGGCACCCAGAATGACGCCATCACCACGACCTCGGAGAGTGACGGCGTGCGCGGCAATGAGCGGCAGGGCCCCAGCTTCCCCTGGGGCCTCCTGGGCCTGCTCGGTCTCGCTGGCCTGGCCGGGCGCAGCCGGACGGCCCCAGTACAGAGCATTCCGGTGCCGAGTACCCCGATGCAGAGCACGCCGGCGCCGCACGCTCAGACCCAGGTGAAGCTGGGGGGGCCCACCGAGGGGCCGCCCCAGCGCTGA
- a CDS encoding DUF2382 domain-containing protein: MPHLHRLSDISSRHAEDFQDAGLYNPVGATAYGSSGQRLGTVRDALVDDTYGKIRYLMIDDGGSLEGARLLPIGLARIEDDGVHFDDLTAGQLASMHRYRSDEEYTFDLQSSDERVLRGSNLAAATADTVPTTAGVAAGTGSTYHSRDEDTTDRMFKTPGRLQLLEERLLVNKERYLAGQVEIGKHVETRQESVAVPLQREEVVIERHAVTDARPVEGDAFLSSAGQTVRVELEAERANVSKQAYVTEEVEVGKRSVTEQQTVTDTVGREVLDVNPTGDVRVSQAGDDGRDHRS; this comes from the coding sequence ATGCCACATCTGCACCGACTGTCTGATATCTCCAGCCGCCACGCCGAAGACTTCCAGGACGCGGGGCTGTACAACCCGGTCGGCGCGACCGCCTACGGAAGCAGTGGGCAGCGCCTGGGCACTGTTCGCGACGCCTTGGTGGACGACACCTACGGCAAGATCCGTTACCTGATGATTGACGATGGGGGGAGCCTGGAGGGTGCCCGGCTCCTCCCCATCGGGCTGGCCCGCATCGAGGATGACGGGGTTCATTTCGACGACCTCACGGCCGGTCAGCTCGCCTCCATGCACCGCTACCGCTCCGACGAGGAGTACACCTTCGACCTCCAGAGCAGCGACGAGCGCGTCCTGCGCGGCAGCAACCTGGCCGCCGCCACCGCCGATACGGTACCCACGACGGCGGGAGTGGCGGCGGGCACGGGGTCCACCTACCACTCCCGCGACGAGGACACCACCGACCGGATGTTCAAGACACCGGGCCGTCTCCAGCTCCTCGAGGAGCGCCTGTTGGTGAACAAGGAGCGGTACCTCGCCGGACAGGTTGAGATCGGCAAGCATGTCGAGACCCGTCAGGAGAGCGTGGCCGTCCCCCTCCAGCGCGAGGAGGTCGTGATCGAACGCCATGCGGTGACGGACGCGCGCCCGGTCGAGGGCGACGCGTTCCTGAGCAGCGCGGGGCAGACGGTGCGGGTGGAGTTGGAGGCCGAGCGGGCGAACGTGAGCAAGCAGGCGTACGTGACCGAGGAGGTCGAGGTCGGCAAGCGCAGCGTGACCGAGCAGCAGACGGTCACCGATACGGTGGGGCGCGAGGTGCTGGACGTCAACCCGACCGGCGACGTTCGGGTCTCCCAGGCTGGCGATGACGGCCGCGACCACCGGAGCTGA
- a CDS encoding type II toxin-antitoxin system VapC family toxin has product MIVLDASAVIAWLRREPGAEQVDAAFEDEPIISAVNFAEVLSKVGERGGDVRATARDLRIEGLQVEPYGDADAVVTAELRVPTQAQGLSLGDRACLALAQRLGVPAFTADRAWSSLTVGVPVTVIR; this is encoded by the coding sequence GTGATCGTCCTGGATGCCAGCGCCGTAATCGCCTGGCTTCGGCGCGAGCCGGGAGCGGAGCAGGTGGACGCGGCCTTCGAGGATGAGCCGATCATCAGTGCAGTGAACTTCGCCGAGGTGTTGAGCAAGGTGGGCGAGCGTGGCGGAGACGTGCGGGCGACAGCGCGCGACCTCCGCATCGAGGGGTTGCAGGTCGAGCCCTATGGGGATGCGGACGCGGTGGTGACGGCCGAGTTGCGCGTGCCGACCCAAGCGCAAGGGCTCAGCCTGGGGGACCGGGCCTGCCTGGCCCTGGCGCAACGCCTCGGGGTCCCCGCCTTCACCGCCGACCGGGCCTGGAGCAGCCTGACGGTCGGCGTGCCCGTCACCGTGATCCGATGA
- a CDS encoding AbrB/MazE/SpoVT family DNA-binding domain-containing protein, whose product MTAKSAYEVKMNAQGRVVVPFQVRERLNIPEGGEFVLYLDGERIVMERKGEARSRLFALGAQLASKDVSLTDELLQDRREASRREADE is encoded by the coding sequence ATGACCGCCAAGTCCGCCTACGAAGTGAAGATGAACGCCCAGGGGCGAGTCGTCGTGCCCTTCCAGGTCCGCGAACGACTCAACATCCCGGAGGGAGGCGAATTCGTCCTGTACCTGGACGGCGAGCGCATCGTGATGGAGCGGAAAGGAGAGGCCCGGTCACGCCTCTTCGCCCTGGGTGCTCAGCTCGCCTCTAAGGACGTGAGTTTAACCGATGAGTTGTTGCAGGACCGCCGGGAGGCCTCCCGGCGTGAGGCGGACGAGTGA
- a CDS encoding AbrB/MazE/SpoVT family DNA-binding domain-containing protein, with amino-acid sequence MGRTVLTSKGQVTIPANVREALGLGAGDQLLIELQEGGFSAKVVKKTRVSELRGMFAGPPLPEKEELRESIGRELGEELERSP; translated from the coding sequence ATGGGACGAACAGTGCTAACAAGTAAGGGACAGGTGACGATCCCAGCGAACGTTCGGGAAGCGTTGGGACTCGGTGCTGGCGACCAACTGCTGATCGAGCTTCAGGAGGGCGGGTTCTCCGCCAAAGTCGTGAAGAAGACGAGGGTGAGTGAGTTGCGGGGGATGTTCGCCGGGCCGCCGCTGCCCGAGAAGGAAGAACTGCGGGAGAGCATCGGGCGTGAACTCGGGGAAGAGCTGGAGCGTTCCCCTTGA